Part of the Acidimicrobiia bacterium genome is shown below.
GTATTTCTTCTGATCGTCGGAAAGGGAATGCGAGTACGGCCGCGTCACGATGGCGTGAATGAGGCACGGACCGGCGCCAGCGCGGACGCGATCCACCGCGTGAGCGCCCTTGTCGCGCGTCTCGAAGTAGTCCCGACCGTCGAGCTTGGTCACGTGCAGGCCACGGAATCCGGCCACGAGCTCGGAGATCGGTGCTGGCGCACCGTCGGCGGCGCGCGTGGAAATGGCATATCCGTTGTCCGCGACCACGTAGAGCACAGGGAGCGCGAGCCGGCACGCCGTGTTGAGGCTTTCCCAGAACTCTCCTTGCGAGGTCGCGCCCTCGCCGAGCGACACATAGGTGAGCTCGTCGCCGTATGCACGGCACCCGGGGAGGTCGCGGCGCACGATGTAGCGCGACGCCTCGGCGCACCCCACTGCCGACAGGCACTGACTGCCGGTGGCGCTCGACTGCGTGACGATGTTCTTGGCCGCGTCGCCCCAATGGCACGGCATCTGGCGCCCGCCTGATGCCGGATCGTCGGCGGACCCCACTGCCTGGAGCAGGATCTCCAAGGGCGTCACACCCAGACCGAGCACGAGCGCGCGATCCCGGTAGTAGGGGAAGAACCAGTCATACCCGGGGCGCAGCACGCGCGCGAGGGCGAGGAGCAGGGCCTCATGACCAGCACCAGAGATCTGGAAGAACGCGCGGCTCTGCTGGCGCAGCGCGATCTCACGGTCGTCGAGGGCACGGGACACGCACGCGAGTCGAAAGTCGTCAACGGCCTCGGAGATCGCGACGCCTCGGTGGTGCCCGGTGAGCCATTCGTGGAGCTTCACCGGCCGGGACACTACCGGCCGCACCGATCGACCCAGCATGGATACGGTGAGCGCGATGCGCAAGTCCCGAGGCGGCTTCCTCTCCCCCGTCGTGCGCCGGCTCCTCGCGGAGCACGGTCTCGACGCGTCGGAGGTCGAGGGCACCGGCACGGGTGGGCGCATCACGCGCGGCGATGTGGAAGCCGTCGTCGCGGCCCGAGGTGGCGATGCCTCACCGCAGGCCTCGGTCCCGGCCCAGCCCGCGGCCGAGCCGCCGCCTCCCCCGATCCGGGTCACGAGCCCGCGGGACAGCGACGAGGTTGACAGCGCCGAGGAGGCAGAGGACCAGGCCACACCACCCGCGCGGGAGCCTGCAGCCGCGAGCTCAGCCGCAGCGGGCGAGCCGCACGAGACGCTCGTGCCGTTCACGGCCATCCGGCGGCGCATCGCCATGAACCTGCGCGAGTCGGTGGCCACAGCTGCGCACGCGTTCTGCGCGGTCGAGGCCGACTTCGAACGAGTCGACCGGGTCCGCCGCGCGCACGCCGACGCATGGCGCGAGCGCGAGGGCTTCTCGCTCACGTATCTCCCGTTCGTCGCCCGTGCGGTCTGCGAGGCGTTGGTGGAGTTCCCGCACGTGAATGCGTCGGTCGTGGAGGACGG
Proteins encoded:
- a CDS encoding dihydrolipoamide acetyltransferase family protein; this translates as MRKSRGGFLSPVVRRLLAEHGLDASEVEGTGTGGRITRGDVEAVVAARGGDASPQASVPAQPAAEPPPPPIRVTSPRDSDEVDSAEEAEDQATPPAREPAAASSAAAGEPHETLVPFTAIRRRIAMNLRESVATAAHAFCAVEADFERVDRVRRAHADAWREREGFSLTYLPFVARAVCEALVEFPHVNASVVEDGLLVRHDVHLGFAVDLDHEGLIVPVVREAGSLRLVEIARAIADLAVRARAGKLGPDDVTGGTFTITNPGPSGTLLSVPIINQPQIGILATDTVRRRPVMVPTGDGGEGVAVHAVGMLGLSFDHRAIDGAYAASFVSRVAAIVEAHDWEPEVKPVT